In Mytilus edulis chromosome 3, xbMytEdul2.2, whole genome shotgun sequence, the genomic window GATCTTCGGCTTATATCAAAAGGTGTACAGAAGTATATCACTGAAGGGAATTCACAGGATGTTATATCAAACCTTCAAAACTTTACTCCAGAACAAATGAGGTATATTGTCAACCATAAAATAAATGGAAAAACGAGTATGATAGTAGCATGTCAAATTGGAAACTTCGAGGTTGTGAAATTTCTCGTAGAAGAATGTTTTGTTGACCTAGAGCAAACTGGACTGACTCGTATAAATGGAGTTTTTGTAGATGCCACGCCTGTGTGGATTGCCgccaaatgtaaacaaaatgagaTTATGACATACCTTACAGAAAAAGGAGCAAACTTGAACAATCCAGGATCTGAACTGCCTCTGATACATGTAGCCTGTCAAGACGGAAATACAACACTCATTGAGTTTTTGGCGGCAAACGGTGCAGATATTAATCTACCAGACAAAGACAATAAGCGATGTATTCAAAAATCATTAAACAAACCGGAAGTGTTACGATGTCTGGTATCAAATGGTGCTGACGTTAATGTTCTTTTTGGTAAAAGATCACTTTTGCACTCTGCAATTCAGCAAGATTTATTAGAAGCTGTAGATATACTTTTAAATGGTGATATAGACTTACATGCAACAGATTTTGATAAAACAACAGCATTACAACTTGCTGCCATAGGTTATAAAGTTGAAATTACCGAACTGTTAATGTCGAAAATGGATCTGACCCGTTCAACTACTATAGAAACCTATGAACTACTAGGTGCTGCAGCCATGGAGAACAAAGATATCGAAAGAGCTTGCGAGCTTTGGTGGAACGCCATATCGATGCAGATTGACGAACCAATAGAATTTCCTTATAATACAGACATAATACGCTCCATTATCGGAGGATATCCTGAACCAAAATCTCTTAAAGAACTACATGCAACTGCCTCGTCATATCCGTCACGTCTAAAAGTGCGTGCATTAATTGTTCGTGAGAAGTTTCTTGGACCGTATCATACTGATAATGTGTTCAAACTGATACTGCATGGTATGGAGATAGCTAGTGAAAAACTGTATGAGAAATCATTTCAAATACTTCAATGTGCATACACAAGAATGGTGGAACGACACGGCTTACTTATTAAAGTTGAATTATATATCATAACCCAGATAGCATCTGTTTGCAGTTGCATTATGCTTGAGTACTTGGAGAAAAGGAATGGATTTATACCTGTCGGTCAGTTGTTTTCTCTGGTAATGGACGTAGTTGATCAGTTAGAAGAAGGAACCAAATTGTATAAAAAAGACCCAGAGAAATTTGGCGGGAAGAGTCCAGTTGTATACCAAGACATGATGCATGCATTGGTTGATATTTTGTACCTAACCTACAGGATGGATCAggtgacagataatagaacattCATGAACTGTTTATACAGAGTGATATGTATAAACCCAACAGGAACCAATGGAAATTCAATACTCCATTTATCTCTTAGCCGACATCCGAACATGAAATTACACACAGACAGACCAAAGTTAGGTAACTGGCATTATGTCTTGGCAGAAATGTTACTTCAAAATGGAATGAATCCAAATGCCAGAAATAAAGATGGTGAAACACCCCTTCATATTTATTTACGTCATGCAAATAATATCTGCCAAGTAAACACGGACATCGTGAATCTTTTACGTCATCATGGAGCACACATCGATATATGTGACGAATATGGAGTAAGTCTGTTCGCCTCAGCCAAACTTGTTGGTGTCAAAATAGATCTGGTTAAAGATTGTTCTTTGATGTGCTTAGCTGCGCATACATTAATACGTCACAAAATTCCATATGAAGAAGAACTTCCAGGCTTTCTTATTGATTTTGTACGAATGCATATGTGTACAAGGACGAAAGGtataatttagaaatatttaaatgaatttcaTGGAAGAAATTTTAGAAGCCAATGGATTTTGATGTTAAGTCATATACATCAAATAATTGAACCTCATTACTCCTTTATTCAAAATAGTTTTACTTCagtcatatatattaaatatattgttAATTAATTTGTCATGTTAATCGTTTCAGTTACAACATAGTTGCATTATTCTTTTTTTCCTGTGGAAATTATGAGATATAAgttattattttcttaaaaatatcGCTCTCGTCAATAATTGAcatgatatatatttcaaaaatataacttaatctttttttttattgatgtaaaGGATATGAAATAAATTACCACAACTCGATTAGAAATATTTGGTTTTGTGTTTTgaaattcaaaaaattatatCCAAAGcacatttcaataaaaacaatCTCCATCTTTCCATACCAAGACGTAGAACTGGATAACGGGCTTTTGGTACTATCGTATAATAAAAATCAATCGAGTATTTGCcaaattttattatcaatttcaTAATATCACAAGTTTAATTTGcttaatacaaatatataacactACATATAAAAGGATTACAGAAATCCCCAAAACTAACCCATTTCATGACAAATCACATTAACCCCAAACATCTGATTCCTTCCGGAAAAAACTGACATACAAAACAAAGTTGGACAACTAGCAACATATGGTCGACATAGCCTGAGTTTGTACAGACTATATTGTAGGATtgaacaagtttttttttcattttggttgaGTTATGTCTGCCCAGTACACTTAACATTATATGCAGTTCTTATTTGTTGTTGGAAATAAATGCTGTAACATCAGCACAGGTTGTAATGCAAACATACAGTTTTCCTCAATAAAAGCCTATTATTCAGACATTTTGTAGTATTTTGTTCAAATTCTACCAAAATATTCTGTACAAAGATTTTGAACAGATGAGTAGATAGTATTCTTCCTGACGCAGCCCTTTTTAATCTTGAATCGAGTATTTATATATTCCAGTGAATTCCATTTTGAGATCAAGACAGTAAATATTAAGAACCAAGTAGCTGATAACCCGTTAATATTCACATCCAttgatgtaacaaaaaaaaagcccggatattttatttcttcaaacaaATGTTCGTATAGAATCTTTTATTCTGTTTATTCACTGATGAGCCGATTATGTTCGTT contains:
- the LOC139517000 gene encoding protein fem-1 homolog C-like; the protein is MIQNMDFSDEDLRLISKGVQKYITEGNSQDVISNLQNFTPEQMRYIVNHKINGKTSMIVACQIGNFEVVKFLVEECFVDLEQTGLTRINGVFVDATPVWIAAKCKQNEIMTYLTEKGANLNNPGSELPLIHVACQDGNTTLIEFLAANGADINLPDKDNKRCIQKSLNKPEVLRCLVSNGADVNVLFGKRSLLHSAIQQDLLEAVDILLNGDIDLHATDFDKTTALQLAAIGYKVEITELLMSKMDLTRSTTIETYELLGAAAMENKDIERACELWWNAISMQIDEPIEFPYNTDIIRSIIGGYPEPKSLKELHATASSYPSRLKVRALIVREKFLGPYHTDNVFKLILHGMEIASEKLYEKSFQILQCAYTRMVERHGLLIKVELYIITQIASVCSCIMLEYLEKRNGFIPVGQLFSLVMDVVDQLEEGTKLYKKDPEKFGGKSPVVYQDMMHALVDILYLTYRMDQVTDNRTFMNCLYRVICINPTGTNGNSILHLSLSRHPNMKLHTDRPKLGNWHYVLAEMLLQNGMNPNARNKDGETPLHIYLRHANNICQVNTDIVNLLRHHGAHIDICDEYGVSLFASAKLVGVKIDLVKDCSLMCLAAHTLIRHKIPYEEELPGFLIDFVRMHMCTRTKGII